GAGTCTGCGTCTACCATAGATATTCCTTAAGATCAATACTCACTTTCAAATCTGTGGTCACATGGAGAATCAATGTATGCTATTTTTTTCCTACACACGCTAACAACTAACTAGAGTATGAACAATTCATTGTTTTGTTGCTAATAGTTGGACGAAGTTcacatacttttttttattaatcagTTGTTTTGTAGCTACTATTGTGCagaattttactttttttttatcataaatttCACATATATTTTATTCATCCACAATTGCATAACGATTCATACAACAATACATAATTATTCGTCCAATTCGTGTAAACATACTAATAATTTTGCGATAAACAATGAATCTGtatatttgaataattatatGCATTCTTCGTTATATCTCATGTGAATTGACGTATGAATCATGTTCATAGGGATAAAAGTGAACCCTTTATTCGTATGAATCAACTTCACCCATTTTTATTCATCCACAATTGCATAACGATTCATACAACAATACTTAGTTATTTGTCCAGTTCGTATAAACATACTCATAATTTTGCGATGAACAATGAATCTGTATATTTGAATCATTATATGCATTCTTCGTTATAATTTTGCGATGTATTAGTATGTGAATAATACAGTGTGTGCGCATGAATAGGATgccattaataattttaaatgttCCATGTATAAATTTTCATAGCTCGACATGAATAGGATGCATTGACACGTGAATAATtcagtgtatgtgtgtgaataATTAATAACTACAAGATGAACCGAAAATAAACTTAATTGGCTGCCCAAAAACAAAACATTCTATTTGTTTTTTAAATGCTTATAACaacaacaaattaattataaagaTGTATTTGACAAAATGGGCTTATATTAGTTACTCATTATATGtaacacaaattaaaaaaatatgtcattcatttacaaaaattaaaatattcgtGTAAAACCTTGCCATCATTCATACACCATccatgattaaaaaaattacatataaCTAACAAAGCCAAAAAAATTGATGTATCTCCACTTCTTGTATTGCTACTTTGACCACAAACAACAAATCTGACTGCCTTCCTCCCTGCAACAAGATATCCAGCATTGGCTGTCAAGAAATTTGATTAAATTTCATCATGACAAAGAGATCAAATTTTCAATGTCACAAGAATGGTTATCAGCATCATACaatgaattaaaacttaaaaacatTGTTAATGAATAATCTATAACAAATATAACAATATACAGTAAGATTATTCACTCAATTCATACATAAATCATGATGTAGctccaaacacacacacataattcGTACCAGTAATAGGCCAATTAACACactacaaaatataaaaataaaacataaataacacCGTTTCAACATTAGTGTAGATCTAGTCCCACTACTACATCGCGAGACACACAGTGCATAATTCCACAATTAGGGATCACCAAATTATATGACAGTCAACATGTCTCCATTTTTGCTATAAAAAAAACATGTCTCCAttacccaaaaaaaattctttatCACCATATACAGCATATGAACACACCAAATAAGTAAAAACAATATCAATctctattaaatattttaacagAAATCCACAAGATATCTCAAAAAATCATATCATTAACCCTCCGGTATCTTACCCGGTGGAATAGATTTAGACCGAGCCATTGATAACAGCGATTGAATGAGATTTGTGGTGAAACTAGTGTGAAAGTCGTTGCTCTGAAAAATTCTTCCGCTTCGCTGCCCTAAAAATGTTGTCCGGAACTGATGGATCGAGCCATTGTAAGTATCGTAGGATTAGATTTTGTTCGTGCCATCTCCGGTACACCGAAAGCGGTGTTGCAGTCACCGGAAATATGAGTCGATTCACGCCTTCGCCGCCTCAGTTCTTGCGTCCTTTCCCTCTCTTTATTTCTCAAACGATTTAAGGTAGAGAGAAAATGTTCATAGGGTTTAGTATGTTTTAGGTAAATGCATTTGATTTAACTGATGCATCATATCCCAATTTTTTAGCATTATTTCTCTTATTTTTGTTCTTAATTCACGCAACACTCAATTCATATCCATAGGATATAGAGTTAATCAAATCGAATCTCTCATCATAAATAAATGAGGCGTCGATTTCGGCAATCAGGAAAGTCAAAACATCATTCCAGATATACCCTCCATAGCAATTCGAGTgtgaattaaattaatacataaaatGAATCTGTAAATAAGTACAAAATTGATCTCTGCCGTTAATTACATCAATATCAACGGTTCAAAGaagttcttaatttatatcttAAGGGAAGTTTGTGGAATAActgccccctatatatatatatatatatatatatatatatatatatatatatatatatagggggcggttattcaataaaccactcttattttaagaattacgaaccaacaaaaatgcatgaattttatgtataacacgcattaataaactgtataaaggcatgaattgcgaaaaataattttttgctacctttgggattcgaactcaggaccatgaatttatccaacaaggtgatgaatcaaccgtagatcttgatgatctaagggctgaaaatggttcctaatttatattttaagaagcgttcttattttagccttcccctatataggTTGGGTTCACGTGGATctctatgcttataatagatccgtagatccaaatctagaccacacatttatgacatgtggcgcatcaagatggtgacacgtggcaaggagtttccaaccatttcaaggcaaaatctggagaggggtaaaattggaatgtaattttcggatttaataattaaaaagaaatatattttttttagattttctcaaaatagatatattttagatgcatatagtttcacacaaagatgcataaagttttcacatgaaatgcatgactttgaacagaaaaatgcatttgatttttacagttttggtattttcaccaccccaccccgcaccatcccccaacccaccccacaccaccccccaaccctccccattaccaccccccaaaatagtcatgtttcacatgcatataaaatcaaataaaagtgcataaagattttacataaaaatgcattaaattatacaaaaaatgcatttcattttaataaatctgttattttcgccaccccacccctcaCCCCCCACCCAACACCCccacccaaatttttttttttaaaaactgattttctgaccactgaccccccacccaccccccaaccccccacccaaaattttttttttaaactgattttctgaccactgaccccccatcCACCCCTCACCCCcgcccccaaaatttttttttttttatttttttaaaaactgattttctgaccgctaaccccccacccaccctctagcccaaaaaaaattatattttttcaaaaaatgtaatgcatttttgtgtgaaaagtatatgcatttttgtgtgaaagtatatgcatgtaaaacaggtcatttttttatgcatgtaaaaatcagtttttcaaaaaaaaaaaaaaattggggggtggggggggggggtcagtggtcagaaaatcagtttttgagaaaagaaaaatataaaaaaaaaatttggtggggggtgggtgggggggtgggggtaggggtgggtcagtggtcagaaaatcagttttttaaaaaaaaaaaaaaaattggggggggggggtggggggtggggttctggggtggggtggggtggggttggggtggggtgaaatcttatgcatttttatatgaagctttatgtatttttatatgaaagttcatgcattctcgtacgaaactttatgcatctaaaatatacccattttgagaaaatcttttttttttttttttaatttagaaaattacattccaattttacccctctccagattttgctttgaaatgcctttatgcatcttgatgcgccacatgtcataaatgtgtggtctacatttggatctacggatctattataagcgtTGGGATAtatatgatctcattcctatatatatatatatatatatataggctaaagttcaatgaagaaggcctaaatgtaagaaagaagagagaagtaatctaatctgttgatcttatctaatctaacggacatgatttattcacgtcatgttcaacggattttttcgttgaacatatggggggtcgaaacccagaacccccaaaaatattgtatatgttcacgaatgttcaacgaaaaaatccattgaacatggcgtgaataaatcatgtccgttagattagataagatcaacggatgagatcacttctctcttctttattacatttaggcctttttcattgaacctaaccatatatatatatatatatatatagggagaggttcaggaaagaaccataaataaaagaagaccggagaaccattttcagccattcgatcatcaagatctacggtggatgcatcatcttgttggatgaatgcagatcctgggttcgaatcctgaagggagcattttttttatttttttgagtgcattaattttaacagcggatgcattaatttttacagtgaatgcattagatttgatggttctcccgttctcacaaataatgtagttctctctagaaccacaccctatatatatatatatatatatatatatatatatatatatatatatatatatatatatataggccaagggggcgtgcgtttactttgtatgattgataaaatggatgattgaatatttttattttcaagagtaGGATTAATCAAATCCCATCCTTTTGATGGTATAATTAGaataaagcaaaattagcttaaataataaaaacaatcaagggccttgggatatcccaaagtttcaatccaacaaagtaaataaggaattaatcttactatttttatctatcaagactaatcATTCAAAATAAACGCTCCCTAAAAAAGAGAGAACCGGTGGTGGCAACAATGGCGAACGGAGGTGGTGGCAATGGCGacagagaaaaagaaaatgtcattttaaagagagaagaaaataaaaggaaTAATTTGTTTCTTACAACAAATTTGTAGATTAATTAAGGTGAAGACTACTAATTATCAAGCTTACAGTCAAATACAAATCATTCATAAATTCtaaaagaaacataggtacatCACTTCAACAATAGAAATAGAGGAAGTCTTGTGGATCAGATCGAGGATCATCTAAAGAGGCGCCAAAATCCATCGGATGATCCAAATACTATaaacatcaaattaaattataaatatgtatGAGATTAGATCCAAATATTTGATCCATCAAACCATCTTACAATATAAAAAAACAATCCAATATATACTAGAATAAgaattaaaaacataataaatatatgaataaaatataaaataattatacttaGACCATTTCTTGAGCACTAATTTGATCGCAACACTTGAAACTACTATCCCCTTGCCATGTCCAAACTATATCCTTCAACCCCGGCCTAATATCATCTTCACGAAACCTAACACACTCCAAAGTGTCGCCGGAAACTTTCGTAAACTCGACCACTGTCACCTCCGGCGCCACCTTGAACACCTCCGCCGTGACCGAGAGCCGCCCCTTCCGGCCCTCCACCGCCCCCAACAACATCAACTTTAAGTCCTTCAACCTCgcaaccctaaaccctaatttcttCCCAACCATCTCAATTTTCCCTAGCGTCACCTTAGCCGAACGCCTAGAGGTAAATGTGAAGTCCCCTCTCCGATGGCTCGCCACCAAAGTGTCCGAGAGGTCGAGACGGCCGGTCGGCATCGATGAAATCAACTGAAACGCATTCAACATCGCCGGAGAAGAGGGGGATTTCTTGATCATCGTAACCTCAGTTTCATCATCAAGCATAGTAAATTCTAGCATGGAGATAGAATTAGGGTTTTGCAAACCCCTTTTGAACCATGCGACCCGCATAATACCCGAAATCGAGATCCGTTTACCCGGATTCGGATCCAACAATTTCATCACCAAACGCTTCGCTTCGGTGGAGAACCACGGCGGAAATGAGTATTGTGACCTAATCGCCTTCTTGAACATGACGGTGAGATTCCGGTCGTCGAAGGGGAGGAATCCGGCGAGGAGGACGTACAAAACGACGCCGCACGACCATATATCCGCCTTGGTGCCGTCGTAGCCCTTGGTCCGGAGCACCTCCGGCGCCGCGTAGGCCGGGGTGCCGCACCGGGTGTGGAGGAGGCCGCCGCCGTCGGCGCCGGAATTATCGTAGAGCGCCGAGAGGCCGAAGTCGGAGATCTTGAGGCGGCCGTCGGCGCCGAGGAGGAGGTTCTCCGGCTTGATGTCGCGGTGGAAGACGCCGCGGCTGTGGCAGAAGTCGACGGCGCCGACGAGCTGCTGGAAGTAGCGGCGCGCGGCGGCCTCGTCGAGGCGGCGGCCGCGCGGCACCGAGGAGAGGAGCGCGCCGCCGGCGGCGTACTCCATGACGATGAAGATCTTGGACCTGGTGGCCATCACCTCCTTGAGCTCGACGACGTTGGGGTGGCGCACGCGCCGCATCACGGCGATCTCGCGCGTGATTTGCTCCATCATTTTCTCGCTCTTGATCGCTTCGTCTTTCTTGATCACCTTGATCGCCACCGTCTCCTCAGCGGCCGGCGGGAGGCGGCGGCCGAGGTACACTTTGGCGAAGGCGCCGCGGCCGAGAAGGGCTCCCATTTCGTATTTCCCGAAGAGGATTTTCTTGGCTTCAGCTGCCATTGTTGAAACATGTAAATTAAAGAAgaattaattatgaaaaaacagagaaaaaataattagtggGTACTAATGAGAAATGATGATGTCGAAGAGTTATAGGGTGTGTGggtgatatatatataagatataaTCGAGAAACGAATTATATTAATGTAACTTATGCAAATGTTAATATTATCTGCATGTTTGAGTGTGTGGAGTGAAAGTCATAAGGTGTtggtttatattttaattgaaaaattaatgtaACCCTTGGTGGATCTTAGTGGACCACCATGATATATACTCCTATTCGTAATTGTAATTATTTAGTAATGGGAGCAATTAGTATTGTAGTCACTACTCCTTTAtgaaatataatcaaataagttaTCCACGTTCAGCGAATGGAACCACTAAACTTAATATATTTCTTCGTTTATATATGTTCCGATAAACTTAAATAGAGTAATTCATAATCCATTTTATAGGGTTGGTTGTACTTAGTAAATTAGTGAGAAATTTGAGTTAAAATGGAAAATTTGAGCTACCACCCTTTAGTTCAGATTTTGCACTCCTGTGTCTTTCAATTTTAAGGTGTCGCCCTTTAATTTGAGTTGAAATGGAAATTTGAATTGAATTTGAGTTTCAATTTCTAACAGTGGAATAAAAAAATCGAATAACAGTAAATTTTggggaaaaaaattaattaaattaattaaaattttcaaaatttatgaatttaaaaatttaaaattctagttcaaacttaaaataaaagtaaacaattCACTAAACATAATTGGAAGTGGTGGAGAGAAACTTCTCACTGAGTGGTATATGGAGAAAGGTCATTTTTCCCCTTATTAATCATATTGTGAAAATGCATcaacaaaataattattttgtagTATCTTTTATGAGATTCGATAAAAGTTATTTTAGTATTCAAAGCACACACTCAGCTCTCGTCATAATCTCTCATCAGATCTCCTAGATGTTGATGAAGACGACACCTACAAATTTGTACCGACTGAGGTTATCGAGAAACAAACCATTCTGAGAAATGCTAAAGCAATTCCACAAGTTAGAGTTGTTTGGGATAATCAAGATCAAAACTTTATAACTTGGGAAGATGAcaaaattttgaagaagaaattctcCGATTCTTATCCTTGGGAACAAAGATCTTCCATTGGGAAAGCTGATCTCATGATTCCACCAGTTGCTGAGGAGGAACGAGTTGATTTTGAGGAAGGAACCAAGAGGATTAgaaatttggtggacgtcgtattccaccaaataattcctgcaatcttaccaagaattaaatgagtatagtaacaagcagggtcgaaccacagataattgcaatcaaattcctaaagatctaatttttggtgtagccaccacgccttaaagtgagagaaatattaattaactaagaaagcgaattaaatcaaataaaataacactagaaaataatcaaagaaaagtaactcggctcgaataaatccatattaatttaatgactctgttcatcgacgcaaagattaattaatccctatcaaccaaccaggtataggataccgtgaaacgcaacggacgtaccccaattcctacttactgtatcgataaacagctggagacgccaagggagctggagacgccagacctagatttaatattctaatagcattaagatgaaggaactcagtttagaccaattatcctagatacgctagtaataattaatccaccaatttattcctactacgaacatggtagctttatcactaatcgaccatattccaacaattaatgattgggggaaccaattgactgtaatccaatttaacctaagttgatcagacttaaattaaatcagaactatctttaaacacaaggaacaaatcaaaatcaacaggaatcaattatatgaacaattaggtctcacaaattattaaatcaatacttcattattctcgccgaattaagaaattagctactcataattaaattaaaaacaataaaataaataaaagcaaacatgaaacaataaaataaattgcaataCAAATAAACCAATCACCACAATTATGAAAGAACGTCTTCTGCCAACTCCAAAATAAAGTCAAAAGCTCTCTTCAAAGTTTTAGCaagcaaaaaaataaagatgaaACTAAAAACTAATAATAATCCCTTTCAAACTAAAACTAATTCCTAATCTAATACTCCTAACGTGTTGTTGCAAGATTAAAACAAAACTAACTCAATCCTAAGGCATGCGGCTGCCCCTTAATATATATCTCTAATATGGCGGCTGAGTTAAAGCAAAATATAAGGGATTAAATCCCTAAAACAACCGTCCTTAGCCCACAAATGGGCCAATCGGCTTTCTCCAAAAAATAagcccaaaataaattaaaacacaaAAGTTTAAGgtttaattaaatctaaaataattaactCCAAGCCCAGCTCTAATTATCTCTTCAAAATCATGCCAACTTCATCAAAATTCTCGACTTTTATCATCTGCCAGCTTCATTCTCCATCCAAgcaattcctgcgccaaaacgcCAACGAACTTgggcaaaatcaaataaaaacacacgataataaatataaatctagacaactaaatcacacacatcaatTAGAGTGTGTGACAAGAAAGATAATGATTCAACCTTTATTGAAGAGGGAGAAGCAGCTGTTAAAGATTGTCAAAGATGAATGCCATGTGTAGGAGTTGCTAGCCTAGCTGTAGCTTTCTGCATTTACTTGTTTTAATTCCAAATACGATTTTTACTCCATGAAAGAAAAACATGTTTTAGTTCGTTGTTGTTTTCCGTGTTATCTAGGGTTGAGCGCTGCTAAGCAGGAGTTTATGAAAGAATTAGGGTTAATTTGGTATAAATTCACCAATTTTCCACGATTTTGAATTTAGACACGAGCTTTGAATCTTTCTGACAATACTCAACCTTTGCacccattttaatttttggcccgtATATCGGACTacttaaaatttattatgacgTGGCCACCGGAAATGCTTGCGTGGCATAATCGGTCGGTGAGTGAAACTACGTcgtttaattaaatgaaatacgacgtcgttttctcCCTAATTTCACCTTCAATATAAAACACATCTGTAACCCTTATTTCGAAAGCCCTCTTCTATTTGTTCTTCAATTTCGAAAACAGCAGCTGCAAAATGGAATCTTCTCCACCCATTTGTGAGCACAAGATCGAAGCTGCTATGAGGACCTCTTGGTCTGATGCAAATCCGGGGATGAGATACTACGGCTGCTCGTTAGGCGCGGTAATGTATTtgttcaagttttttttttttttggtttgttgttGATGATCTTACATACATCATCTATACAGGACAGAAGGTACGATTTTTCTTCCAATGGATTAACCCAAGGCCGAGTTTACTTCAGAGAAACTACATTGCTAAATTGAAAAAATGAGAGGGATGAAGCCTGCGAGCAACTCCGCATCCAAACTTGCTTGGCTAGACAGAGCAAGGAGTCGGAGGAGGATGCTTGGGACAAAGCTGGAAATATCACTGTTTTGCACCACGAATTGGAGGAGGAATTGACTGCCTTGAAATCAAAGCATTGGTGGATGGAGAAGATGGTGACAATGGCTATGCTACTGATACGATCCTTGACAGACCGTTCAAACGaacacgcaaacggaagacttaaGAACGAACGATAAATAATAGaagatcccaaaacctctgaatctaggCCACGGAATGATATAGATGAACGAATTctctataccccaacgtgatgttgacgcagcaactcggagacgatgaatgacacctgacgagggttggttgactcgtcgTTATGCCGATAATTGAactcgtcttggaaaaatcaagaagaactcggaaactctcaagagagaataaaactcacaaATTGGATTAATGAATAAGCTAATGGTCCCTAATTTTC
The genomic region above belongs to Salvia miltiorrhiza cultivar Shanhuang (shh) chromosome 5, IMPLAD_Smil_shh, whole genome shotgun sequence and contains:
- the LOC131024930 gene encoding CBL-interacting serine/threonine-protein kinase 25-like, which encodes MAAEAKKILFGKYEMGALLGRGAFAKVYLGRRLPPAAEETVAIKVIKKDEAIKSEKMMEQITREIAVMRRVRHPNVVELKEVMATRSKIFIVMEYAAGGALLSSVPRGRRLDEAAARRYFQQLVGAVDFCHSRGVFHRDIKPENLLLGADGRLKISDFGLSALYDNSGADGGGLLHTRCGTPAYAAPEVLRTKGYDGTKADIWSCGVVLYVLLAGFLPFDDRNLTVMFKKAIRSQYSFPPWFSTEAKRLVMKLLDPNPGKRISISGIMRVAWFKRGLQNPNSISMLEFTMLDDETEVTMIKKSPSSPAMLNAFQLISSMPTGRLDLSDTLVASHRRGDFTFTSRRSAKVTLGKIEMVGKKLGFRVARLKDLKLMLLGAVEGRKGRLSVTAEVFKVAPEVTVVEFTKVSGDTLECVRFREDDIRPGLKDIVWTWQGDSSFKCCDQISAQEMV